From a region of the Falco peregrinus isolate bFalPer1 chromosome 5, bFalPer1.pri, whole genome shotgun sequence genome:
- the PRR15 gene encoding proline-rich protein 15: MADSTAATAAPRGVKGGSAGPWWKSLTGKKKHKEAAAAPPPPAAAGEAPAAPASPGGREEQPPHSGEAPGAGGGNRRSLRISHSGRFKERRKVRTSLLADSPEVFDGGGAPGQATQGGE, encoded by the coding sequence ATGGCGGACAGCACCGCGGCCACCGCCGCCCCGCGCGGCGTCAAGGGCGGCTCGGCCGGGCCCTGGTGGAAGTCGCTGACCGGCAAGAAGAAGCACAAGGAagcggcggccgccccgccgccccccgccgccgccggcgaggcccccgccgcccccgccagccccggcgGCCGGGAGGAGCAGCCGCCGCACTCGGGCGAGgccccgggggcgggcggcggcaaCCGCCGGAGCCTTCGCATCTCGCACTCGGGCCGCTTCAAGGAGCGGCGGAAGGTGCGCACGTCGCTGCTGGCCGACAGCCCCGAGGTCTTCGacggcggcggggccccgggCCAGGCCACCCAGGGGGGCGAGTAG